From Oryzias melastigma strain HK-1 linkage group LG17, ASM292280v2, whole genome shotgun sequence:
GAAAaagacttgaagaaaaaaaataaataaatgcaattaccttttataaaagaaaaatcacaaaccTAATTTAATAATACTTGTTTAAAAACGGGATAGGCAGAATCAAATGGTCATTTAAGCCCATctctttatgtcttttttttagtagCTCAAACAAATCACAGtatataaacctaaaaaaaactacaatattCCAGTAACTCGCTCGCAGTGTGGGCTTTTGTCACAAGTTGCTGGCTGCGTCAGATGTCAGCAGCGCTCGCGCcacttttgtccttcagaatctgctggaatggcgttgatcgtgttaacggttgaaaagttacggaaaatcaaagaacataaatactggagcaTCCAGTGTCCGGATGCTGTGTCCAGACACTGGATGCTCCAGTGGATGCTCCACGGGCCAGTTTATGTCAGGTACTGCATCTGGTGTCAGTTACAGTACCGGTAAAAGTACCTGTACCATCCacatcctgaggaccagtctgaGTGTGGTGCTAGTTTCTGTACTGCGTCCCGAgcagggctgggaatcactgggttcCTCAtaatacgatgcgatacatgaCTCACAATGTccatgatatcgcgatactgcaatgattggtaaaaatcatctctaataactcagaTTATATAGAAAaccatatttttcagaaaaatatatccccatttattttttagcttgaacacaatcataataaacaacttgtgtcttattttgtgcagcaaacaatagacactttagtgcaatattgctgaaatcagtaacactgcgtctttgacaagcattgacaccaattgaattggaattatctgtaaaagtCAGTGTTACCAATAGTAAGCATTAACAGCAGTGGCAATATTTAGTGCAAAACTGTTGCAAACAGAACAGATtcagtagctgccagacacattcaTGCTCACAAAACCAGCCTTGGTATCTTCCTCCAAAGGAAaatctcaccaaaggatgatgaatataacactttacagcctcttcaaacaaaaataaaagatcaatccTTGGTTAGAACCCACCGAGAATCAATTGCTGGACGAAATATTgagatatattgcaatatcgagattttggcacacccctagtccTGAGGGtcgtggacccttgattttacaaacagccagcatgtcaaaaagtgaAGCAGAAGGGGTCTTTAACCAGACGTCAATAGGTGACAAcctgggaatgagaatgtgtggGGTGAAGTGCCCGTAAGACACCGTaagatgtccacacaaactgtCTACTtccctcatttctaacagtcaggcttcACAAAAAGTGTGCAGCTTTCACTTGAACAACACTAAGGGGACGGGGGtggattgaaaaaaagaaaagtcagtaCGAGACGTCTGCATTTACAACCTATTTCACTGTTGCTCACACTTaggtgttcactatgacctgtcgcCCACTGCATGCCTGTAGaataaatgtgcatgaacatttttgctcaatgGGTTCACCGAGCGTCTACGACCTTCATATTTTGTGCAGGCCACCTCCGTGCCCTGTATTGATTGgccatttttttctccagcagACACCCTGTTTCCATCAGTTGTAACTGAAGTTGTACTGAACAGTGAAGTTCAGTAGTGAGTTCTACTTTATGTGCTAAAGAAAAACCTATCAAAACAGCAATTCCAGAACAAACGGAAAAATGTTTCAGACAAAAGAAACGCTTGGCACAAAGGTTCACTTTGTAGATAATAgtcaaaataatttgtttcaaaatgtgACTTGTTGGGGATTTTAGTGGCATTTTAACCACTTTGCTTTCTGTTCATTCAGGTTCTGAACTGTTTATACAGCAAGGAAAGGACCTGCTTCTGAAGGTCAACGGGTCTGTTGAACTCACAGAAGAACGTGACTTGATCTGGATGTACAACAATTCCAAAGTGGCAAAATTCTGTTACGAACAAAAACCAGTTATATTTGGCTCTTACAAGGAAAGGGTGATTGTAGAAAATTTTTCTCTGACCTTAAAGAATGTTCAGCTCACTGACAATGGCCTCTATAAAGCAGTTGAAAGTAGTTCAATTGATCGCACAAATGCTGAATACAGCCTCACAGTCCAAGGTAGGTTTCCTTTCTGGACTTGCTTTGACATGATcgttttgaccaaaaacatcCCCATTCTTTCAAATAATTCTTACCTGGTTTCATTTCTCAGATCCAGTGTCTCCAGTGATTCTAACAGTGACTGGCAGCAGCTCTAACTCCTCCGCCTGTGAATCTACCGTTATTTGCAGAACGGTGGACAACAAGATCAAAAAAACCTTTGTGTGCAACACACAAACCTGCTCTGGGGTGGGGAAGGCCCATGCAACTATCAGCTCTTCCTCTCTAAATGTCTACATACACGAGGAACACATCATCTGTAACCATAGCAACCAAGTGAGCTGGGAACAAAACAAGACACAGATCAGCACAGTTTGTTGGGAAGGACCAGGTACGGTTCAAACATGTAAATGATAAATTACTGTAGGAAAAGTGTGCGAAtcacagaaaaagtaaaaaaaaaaaaaagcgtattTGTACTTTCCAtttccaaaacatttatttttatggagacattgTTTAAATTCAGGAGTGACATCCACATGAAAGTTTCACTTATATATTCTTTGTTATATTCATTATTAACATT
This genomic window contains:
- the LOC118599949 gene encoding uncharacterized protein LOC118599949 (The sequence of the model RefSeq protein was modified relative to this genomic sequence to represent the inferred CDS: added 2 bases not found in genome assembly); its protein translation is MTALALLLLFLLMDSDEAKGSELFIQQGKDLLLKVNGSVELTEERDLIWMYNNSKVAKFCYEQKPVIFGSYKERVIVENFSLTLKNVQLTDNGLYKAVESSSIDRTNAEYSLTVQDPVSPVILTVTGSSSNSSACESTVICRTVDNKIKKTFVCNTQTCSGVGKAHATISSSSLNVYIHEEHIICNHSNQVSWEQNKTQISTVCWEGPVNGVQTIAVSAAAVGGAILLLCIICLVVR